One genomic segment of Chitinophaga parva includes these proteins:
- a CDS encoding SDR family NAD(P)-dependent oxidoreductase, with protein MELFQLNGKKAVVTGGGSGIGQAIATVFAARGAQVHILELNATAAMSTLETIEKAGGKAEVYACNVADQAEVIKAMEAIGGIDILVNCAGIAHVGKLETTSEFDFDRVYSVNVKGTYNCMFAAIPQLRKQGGGVILNVASIASTVGITDRFAYSMSKGAVLTMTLSVARDYLAENIRCNCISPARVHTPFVDGFIAKNYPGREAEMFEKLSKSQPIGRMAKPEEVAWLALYLCSDQAGFITGTDYPIDGGFIRLNN; from the coding sequence ATGGAATTGTTTCAGTTAAATGGGAAAAAGGCCGTGGTAACCGGCGGTGGCAGCGGCATAGGCCAGGCCATCGCTACGGTGTTTGCCGCCCGGGGTGCGCAGGTGCATATCCTGGAGCTCAATGCAACTGCTGCCATGAGCACCCTTGAAACCATTGAGAAAGCAGGTGGCAAGGCAGAAGTATATGCCTGCAACGTGGCCGACCAGGCAGAGGTGATCAAGGCCATGGAAGCCATTGGCGGTATAGACATCCTTGTAAACTGTGCCGGCATTGCCCATGTAGGCAAGCTGGAAACCACTTCAGAATTTGATTTTGACCGGGTATACAGCGTAAATGTAAAAGGCACGTACAACTGTATGTTTGCCGCCATTCCCCAACTGCGCAAGCAAGGGGGCGGTGTGATCCTCAACGTAGCCAGCATTGCATCTACCGTGGGCATTACAGACCGTTTTGCTTATTCCATGAGTAAGGGCGCGGTGCTGACCATGACGCTCTCCGTGGCACGGGATTACCTGGCAGAGAACATCCGTTGCAACTGTATATCGCCCGCGAGGGTGCACACGCCTTTTGTAGACGGGTTCATTGCCAAAAACTATCCCGGCCGCGAGGCAGAAATGTTTGAAAAGCTGAGCAAGTCACAGCCCATAGGCCGCATGGCCAAGCCAGAAGAGGTGGCCTGGCTGGCCCTCTACCTCTGCTCTGACCAGGCTGGTTTTATCACCGGTACGGACTACCCGATAGACGGGGGCTTTATCCGGCTCAACAATTAA